CTCACAGCCCGTCCGCCTCAGCCAGATCCGGCAGGAACGCCGCCCGGGCAGCAACTACGCCTCACTGAATCAGTGCGCCTTTGAGCTGCGCAATGCCGAGGACATGTACCAGGCCAACAACATCCCTTACGTCAACTCCGCGTCCATGTCCGTGGAAGAAATATCAGCCACCGTCCTTCAGCGCATGCAGTTGCATCACTGAGTGGCGTTACTGCGCTATGCCGCCTCAAAGGCCTCCCTGATCCACTGCCTCACCTCGGCATCAACCATGCTTGGATCGTGGAGTTCCAAGTGATGCATCCACACGGAAGGAGCGGGATGAACGATTTCTTTGAACCGTGGGGAGCCGAGCTCGTAGGGCAAAGCCAACGACAACACCGCCGGTACCCTCGAATGGACGTACTTGTCAGGCCGCCACAAGGAGGCGAATCCACGATGCCGCCGAAGGGCGATCTGGCTCTTGGATACGTTGACCCGAAAATCACCGAGTCCACCCACAACGGCAAGGACGGCCCGGCAGATGGCGAGGCCTTGAGGAGATCCATCAAAAAACGACTCTGCGTCCGTGGGCAAAACTGGTCTCATAGCGCCCTTTGGAGGCTGCGTCGTAGGAGCCACGCGCCAAACATAAGGAAAATAGCGGCCATCGCTGCCAGGATGCCGAGAGCGGGAAGGATGTCCGTGAAGGAAGCGTCCCGCCGTTGGATGGCGGCCAAGGCGTCGTAGGCCCACCGATGTGGAGTCAGCCACGAGATGCTCTGAAGGGGTTCGGCGAAGAACTCGGGTGGCACCATGCAGCCTCCCAGGCCAGCCAGCACGAGACCTGCACCTATTCCGATACCTGTTGCGGCGCCGTCGTGATCCAACAGTGAGCCGATGATCATGGCGGCTGCCGCGGCGACGGCGCTGAAGGCTATCAAGACCATTGCCGTGAGCCAGAGGTTGCCCCAATCAACGCCGAAGAGCAGGGCCGTACCTACCAGGATGTACGCACCTTGGACTGATGCAATCCCGAATCTTCCCACTGCCTGCCCGGCAATCGTTTGGCCGCTGGATACGGGTGCTGACATGGTACGCGGGATGACGCCGTAACGGCGGGCCTGGATCAGCGTGGCGGCACCGGTCAGGGAACTGAGGAAGATGAACAGCAGCAGCTGCTGCACCGCTCCGAGTTCGAAAACCCCAAGTCCACGGAACTCCTGCGCGGTGTTGTCGGTGTCGAGGATCTCTACGCGGGGTGGCTGGAAAGCTTCCTGCGCCTGCGCCACGGCAGCCTCCGCTGCCTCGGCCGGCAGTCCGGCCTGCTCCAAAGCTGCGAGCTGGCTGTGCCGCATGCTGATGGCGCCCAGGGAACCCCTGACTTCCTGTAGTGCTGCTTGGGCTGATGCTTGCGACGCAGTGAGAATCTGCAGCTCCGCACGGCGTCCGTCGTCGAACGCGGCGGCGGCTTCGTCGCGGATGACGAGCCCGACGTCGGCCCTTCCGCGCGCCAGCTGTTCGTGCATCACTTGGGCGGTGACAGATTCCACCTGCAGGCCGTCGGCTTCCAATTGTTCCGTCACAACGGACTCAAGCGCCGTCCCGGATCCACCAGTGAGGCTAACCCGGGTTTCCGCGCGGCTCGAACCGAACTGGGTGCCCAATAACAGAATCAGCAGGAGCGGGAAGGTAAAGACGAAAAAGATGTTGGAGCGGTCCCGCAGGAAGCGCCGCACCTCCACGCCGGCGATGGCCAGGATCGCTTTCATGCCTTGGCTCCGCGGTCCGGCAGGAAGAGGGAGACCATGACGCAAATAACCGCGAATCCCCACATCGTCACCAAAGGCACGGCGATTTCTGCGACGCCGCCGCCACCGGCAGAGATTCCGAGGCCCCGGATGAATGCACCCACCGGGTTCAAATCCATCAGGACCGCCATGAAACCTGACGCTTGGATGGGGAAGAAGGCGCCTCCCGCGATACCCAGCACCATGGCAACAATGGATTGCGCCACATTGGCCTGTTCTGCTGTCCGAACCATTTTGGCCACGACAAAGGTTAGGCTGGTGGCCGCCGCCGCTGCCCCGAGGACTAACAAGCCCACAACGGCCGGGGAGCCGAAGTTAACGCCGAAGAGGAGCGTGCCGCTGGCAAGCAGCACGCCACTTGCGACGACTCCCAACGAGAAACCGACAAGAGCTTTGGCGGCGACGACGGTCCACTGCGGTGCGGCGGTGGATCTGATCCTGGCGAGTGTTCCCTGTTCCTTTTCCGCCAGTAGTCCTAGGACCCCGAACCCCACCGTGAACAATAGAAACAAGCCCGTTTGACCGGCCACCAAGCCGGCCCGAAGCGACAACTGCCCGGCTGGCGCGATTCCTTCCGTGACATGGAGGATCGGGTCGCCGGTCACCGCGATTCGTCCAATGCCTGCCGCAGCATCAGGGGGGACTCCACCCAGTCTCGCCGCTGCCTCCGTTACCGACGCAGCGGTGAACTGGTCCACGATTCCGGTCACGATTGAGATCAAAACACTCGTCTCGAGGACGGACCCGCTGCCTTCGATAAGTTGCAGGGCGGACGGTTGCCCGGTAGCCAAGGCTGAACTGAAGCCGGCCGGGATGACGATGCCCAAGGCGGCACCGGTAGTGCGGGTTTCCGGGCCCACGGCCTCCGATGACACCTGACGTACGGTGACCTTCATGGATTCGACTGAAGCCAGCGATTCGAGCAACGCAGCACCGAGTGGGCCGGAGTCTTCGACGCTTGCTATGACAGTGGCTGGTTGCAGGTCGACGCTGCCGGTACCCAGTCGACCGAAAGCCAAGCTCAGCACGCCCATCAATGCCAAGGGGACGATCAGCGAAAAGATGAGCACCGACTTGTCCCTCAGCCGTTGACGTAGATCATTGCCGACCATGGTCCATAGTGCTCGCACGGTCAGTCCCTGAGCGCTTTGCCGGTCAAATGCAGGAAAACCGATTCGAGGTCCGGACGTGTCACGGATACCGATGCCAGGGTCATTCCTGATCGGGCTGCGGTAGTTACTATGCCTGCGAGGAGAGCTGCACCGTCCGTGACGGTGAGTATCAGTTCGGTTCCTCCGTAATCAGTGACGCGGTGAACACCGTCGAGCGACGTCAGTGCTTGAGCTGCTGCCGTGGTCCGGCCGGTCCCCATGAGAGTAATCCGGTCCACTCCGCCGGTGAGCGTGATGAGCTCGTCCCTGGTTCCTTCAGCCTGGACCTGGCCTTGGTCCAAGATGGCAATCCTGTCACATAGGCGCTCTGCTTCTTCCATGTAATGGGTGGTGTAGAGGACCGCGGTGCCCTCCGTTGAGAGGTTTCCCACCGCTTCAAGAATTGAGTTGCGTGACTGTGGGTCAACTCCCACCGTCGGTTCGTCAAGGATCAGCAGACCGGGGCGGTGGAGCAAACCGATACCAATATTCAGACGACGCTTCATGCCACCGGAGTACTTTTTGGTTTGTTCGCCGGCACGCTCAGTCAGGCCAAGGAGATCCAAAACCGTGTCCACTCTGGAGGACAACTCCTTACGGCCAAGACCCTGGAGCCGGCCGAAGAAATTCAGGTTCTCGCGTGCCGTCAGATCCGGATAGATAGCGAGCTCTTGGGGGACCAGCCCCAGGTTGCGTTTCGCGGCGACACTCCCTGGGTCCATCCTGATACCGGCCACATCAACTGATCCGGAATCGGCAGGGATCAGACCGGCAACCATGTTGATGATGGTGGTCTTCCCGGCACCGTTCGGGCCAAGGAGGCCGTAAGTCTCACCGGGGCCGATGGCGAAGGAGACGTCGTCGACGGCGGTCAGGTCACCGAATTTCTTGACGAGCCGGTCTGCTGACAAGACTGTTCCGGTGCGAGGCGGTGCCACCTGATTCTTCAAGGGCGCACCGCGCTATTCCAAGCCGGCCCGTGGTGCGTCGTTGAGTGGAGTTTGAAGCGACATCGGCGCTGAAAGGTCGAATCGTCTCCCGGTTACCGAGGCCGGAACAATTCTGAAGAGGTGGTCCTGACCCACTCCCTGCCACGGGAAAAGGGCGCGCCTGATCTCATCAAGTCGAGGGCCTTCGGACCCTGCATCCTCAGCTGTGCCCTTCACCACCACACTCCACGCAATTCCGAATTCGGCACTGACGGAGTCTGCCTCCATGGCTACCACGGCGTCATCCTCCATGGCCCACTGCTTGGTTCCCGGTCCGGTCCTGAAAACCACCGTGTTGTTTTCTACGGCGAAGTTCACGGGAAAGATATCCGGGTGGCCGTCGACGATCACAGAAAGCCGCCCGACGTTGGCCTCACTTAGGAGCCTCCAACAATCGTCCCATTCAAGTACTTCTGCCTCAGGCACTAGGTTTTTGTCGGTCATGGGGAGATCCTAGGCCCGGCGCCAGGCCCCCAACAGGGCACAAAGGCCCGAGTGATCCCGGAACGTCTGCGGCCGTCCTCGCGGCGGCTATTAGCGAAAGCCGTACAGCGGACACCGCCTTGGCTGCAAAACCGCGACGGCGACCACTCGCCGTCGTGCGTTTCCTCGCGACGCCGGTGCTACCGCGGCGATGCGGCCGCCAATCACGGCAGGTCGGCCCTTCCGTCAGCATTCGGGGGCTGCAGTGGCTCGGGATCGTAGGCACCCTGGTCCAGGCGGAAGTGCGGATACTCGTCGCGCAGGAGGGCTCCGTAGATGAGCACACGGTAGACCCAGCGGTTGATGCCCATGGTAAGGCCGAACAGGGGGCGCGGATAGCTGCCGGTGAACAGCAGGATTACCAAGGCGATGAGCACCAGCAGACTCAGCAAGGACAGTCCTCCGCCGCGATCATTGATCACGCCGGCGGGGCCGTCCTCGGTCCTCCAAGCCCACGTCCCCGTTCCCGTGAACGCCCCCACGATCAGTAGGTGCGGTATGAGCAGCAACCAGGACTTGACAAGTACCAGGCCCCGGGAGAGGCGCGCCGGATAATCCACCTCCAAATTCGCCGGGTAGTTCGTCCTGGAGAGGCTGAACGGGGGATAGCGATCGGTTCCACCTACGCCGTAGGCATAGAAGGCCACACGCCAGTTCCATCGGAGGACGCCGACGTTGAAGTGAAAGAGGGATAGCGGGTAGCGGCCCGTGAAGAGGATGGCGAACCAGGCAATGATGCTGGTGACAGCGAACGCGAACCAAAGGAAAAACAGCACAAAGAAATGGGGGATGGCGAGGAACCATTTCACCAGCCACATCCATGGAGACAGGGCGGGGTCCAACTGTCCGGTGAACTGAAGCGGTGAGTTCATGGCGCTCGCCGGTGCAGAGTCTGGTGCTGCCGCAGATCTCGAGGGGGGCTGGCCCGGCGATCCGCCGCCACGGCCCAGACCTACGGCGCCCAACACCAACAGCGGCACGCCGACCAGGATGGCCAGGATGCCAGCGAACAGCAGGCCCATTGCTGCGGGTTTGATGAGGTCGGAACGGAAGCCGGCTTGCAGGTCCGCGGATACCCCGAGGCTGGCGTCGGCTTTCATCACCACCACCGTCCAATTGCCGGGGGCTATGTTCCACGTGAGCTGTTGCTCACCCGGGCCGGAAGCCGATGCTGCCCAGAACTG
The sequence above is a segment of the Arthrobacter sp. StoSoilB22 genome. Coding sequences within it:
- a CDS encoding DUF5655 domain-containing protein — protein: MPTDAESFFDGSPQGLAICRAVLAVVGGLGDFRVNVSKSQIALRRHRGFASLWRPDKYVHSRVPAVLSLALPYELGSPRFKEIVHPAPSVWMHHLELHDPSMVDAEVRQWIREAFEAA
- a CDS encoding ABC transporter permease, coding for MKAILAIAGVEVRRFLRDRSNIFFVFTFPLLLILLLGTQFGSSRAETRVSLTGGSGTALESVVTEQLEADGLQVESVTAQVMHEQLARGRADVGLVIRDEAAAAFDDGRRAELQILTASQASAQAALQEVRGSLGAISMRHSQLAALEQAGLPAEAAEAAVAQAQEAFQPPRVEILDTDNTAQEFRGLGVFELGAVQQLLLFIFLSSLTGAATLIQARRYGVIPRTMSAPVSSGQTIAGQAVGRFGIASVQGAYILVGTALLFGVDWGNLWLTAMVLIAFSAVAAAAAMIIGSLLDHDGAATGIGIGAGLVLAGLGGCMVPPEFFAEPLQSISWLTPHRWAYDALAAIQRRDASFTDILPALGILAAMAAIFLMFGAWLLRRSLQRAL
- a CDS encoding ABC transporter permease gives rise to the protein MVGNDLRQRLRDKSVLIFSLIVPLALMGVLSLAFGRLGTGSVDLQPATVIASVEDSGPLGAALLESLASVESMKVTVRQVSSEAVGPETRTTGAALGIVIPAGFSSALATGQPSALQLIEGSGSVLETSVLISIVTGIVDQFTAASVTEAAARLGGVPPDAAAGIGRIAVTGDPILHVTEGIAPAGQLSLRAGLVAGQTGLFLLFTVGFGVLGLLAEKEQGTLARIRSTAAPQWTVVAAKALVGFSLGVVASGVLLASGTLLFGVNFGSPAVVGLLVLGAAAAATSLTFVVAKMVRTAEQANVAQSIVAMVLGIAGGAFFPIQASGFMAVLMDLNPVGAFIRGLGISAGGGGVAEIAVPLVTMWGFAVICVMVSLFLPDRGAKA
- a CDS encoding ABC transporter ATP-binding protein gives rise to the protein MAPPRTGTVLSADRLVKKFGDLTAVDDVSFAIGPGETYGLLGPNGAGKTTIINMVAGLIPADSGSVDVAGIRMDPGSVAAKRNLGLVPQELAIYPDLTARENLNFFGRLQGLGRKELSSRVDTVLDLLGLTERAGEQTKKYSGGMKRRLNIGIGLLHRPGLLILDEPTVGVDPQSRNSILEAVGNLSTEGTAVLYTTHYMEEAERLCDRIAILDQGQVQAEGTRDELITLTGGVDRITLMGTGRTTAAAQALTSLDGVHRVTDYGGTELILTVTDGAALLAGIVTTAARSGMTLASVSVTRPDLESVFLHLTGKALRD
- a CDS encoding pyridoxamine 5'-phosphate oxidase family protein, with translation MTDKNLVPEAEVLEWDDCWRLLSEANVGRLSVIVDGHPDIFPVNFAVENNTVVFRTGPGTKQWAMEDDAVVAMEADSVSAEFGIAWSVVVKGTAEDAGSEGPRLDEIRRALFPWQGVGQDHLFRIVPASVTGRRFDLSAPMSLQTPLNDAPRAGLE
- a CDS encoding DUF4389 domain-containing protein, which codes for MSDYWADVHPGSSRRPAAWLASAQDDEAFFTSPTERYTVSSRALVSPQLDAVGEGTPQRLPFDVGTLRLRATATEASREVFIGIAPQTDVGAYLEGVHRTELRDVKFQPFRPVYREVPGSSTPAVPGAQQFWAASASGPGEQQLTWNIAPGNWTVVVMKADASLGVSADLQAGFRSDLIKPAAMGLLFAGILAILVGVPLLVLGAVGLGRGGGSPGQPPSRSAAAPDSAPASAMNSPLQFTGQLDPALSPWMWLVKWFLAIPHFFVLFFLWFAFAVTSIIAWFAILFTGRYPLSLFHFNVGVLRWNWRVAFYAYGVGGTDRYPPFSLSRTNYPANLEVDYPARLSRGLVLVKSWLLLIPHLLIVGAFTGTGTWAWRTEDGPAGVINDRGGGLSLLSLLVLIALVILLFTGSYPRPLFGLTMGINRWVYRVLIYGALLRDEYPHFRLDQGAYDPEPLQPPNADGRADLP